ATGCTCTTTATTGTAATTATAGCCTTGGTAGTGATTGTCGCAACAGCCTCAGTACTCGTATTCCGCCATCGTCTGAGAGCCAAATATGCAGACCTGAGGCATCAGCACAAACTTTTGAGGTCCCAGCTTAATCCTCACTTTATTTTTAACGCACTTAGTGCAATCCAGGTCTACGTGCTTGAACACGATACTGAAAAGTCCACCCGTTTTCTTACAGACTTTGCAAAGCTGATGCGTATGGTGCTCAAGCTGTCACATTATGACTACATATTGCTGCGTGATGAGCAGGAGATACTCAGGTATTACTTATCTCTCCAACAGCTAAGGTTTATGACCCCCTTTGATTACGATCTCGTTATAGACCCGGCACTGGACTTTAATTCAGTATTGGTTCCTCCTATGATTACACAACCCTTTGTTGAGAACGCTGTTGAACACGGGATCATGGATTTGCATGAAAAAGGAGTTCTTAACATCAGATTTAAGAAGGTTAATACCCAAATGATCATAGAAATTGAAGATAATGGCATAGGGATAAACAACTCAATGCAGATGAAGAGCGAAAAGCCCAGAAGCCATGAGTCAATGGCAACAAAATTAACCAAGGAAAGACTTGAAGTAATACGCAATGACTCAGGAGGCAAGGTTGGCCTTGAGGTAATTGACAAAAAAGATGTAAACCCGTTCGATCACGGCACATTGGTCAGAATTATTCTGCCCCTTGTTAGCCAGGACTCTGTTAAAAACGCCAGTCATGGATAGTAGCTATAGTGTAGTAATTGTTGAAGACGATATCTTTTCAAGACGTATCGTCAGACTGATTATCAACAACCACTTTCCTGAATTGAATGTCACAGGCGAATTCGCTTCGATAACCGACGCTTCACTAATGATACCTCAATTGGCACCAGATCTAATGATTCTGGATATCCAGCTTGAGGACGGCAATGCCTTTGATCTGCTAAAGCAGCTACGAGAACAGAATATTGAGCCTAAGATTGTATTTATGTCAGCCATTCACAGCTACATAGAAGAAGCTGTTCAATTTGCCTCGGTTGACTTCCTTAAGAAACCTTTTGATGAGTCAGAACTGGTAATGGCACTTGATAAGGCAATTGACTCAATCAATGACAGTGACTATGGTCAACGACTCAACACCCTTTTTAGCAATCTTCACAACAACAACGGGGACAAATCAATAATATTCAAACAGGACAATGGACATGTCAATGCCCCATTGTCAACCATAGTATATGGCCGGGCAGTTCCGGGCGGAGCTGAATTCAGATTAATTTCAGGTGAAGACTTTTTTGTTGCTGCCCCACTTAGACGTTATGAACTCCTATTGAGCAATCACGGATTCTTCCGCTGTCATCCCACCTATGTTATTAACCTACGACTCATCAACACAATAGATGAAAATAACGGATCTGTATCCTTTAATTCAGGACACATAGTACCTTTTGAAGCATGGAGACTTGCAGGAATGCTTCAAAAGTACAGGAAATACTGTGAAAAGGAATTTGTCAGAAAGGACGAATACCAATAAGCTCACGCACATCCTTAATAGTCTGGGATGCACTTGCATGGGCCTTTTCCTTACCCATTTTTACAACCTTGCGAAGGTATTCAGAATCTGACGAAATCTCCAGTATTCGCTCGCGAATTGGTGCAACAAAGGTGATAATATCCTCAGCAAGCTGCTTCTTCAGGTCACCATATCTTATTGAGCAGTCACTGTATGCATCCTTGAAGTATTGCAGAGTTTCTGGCTTGGAAACAACGCTCATTATAGTGAACAGATTACTGATCGGTTCACTTACAGGAGAATTCTTTTCCACCGGTCCTGCATCAGTAACTGCCCTCATAACCTTTTTGCGTATTGAAGCCGGATCTTCAGCCAGATAAATTCCATTACCTGAAGATTTCCCCATCTTACCGGTTCCGTCAAGTCCCGGTATCTTTACCAACTCTTCACCAAAATTAAATGGTTCTGGAATAGGAAAGTACTCAGCCCCATACATCCTGTTAAACCGTGCTGCAAATTTGCGTGTCATTTCCAGGTGTTGTTCCTGATCCTTACCTACTGGAACCTTCCTGGCTCTGTGAATAATAATGTCGGCCGCCATAAGCACAGGATAAGTAAGCAGCCCGGCATTTACATTGTCGGGGTTTTGCCTTACTTTCTCCTTGAAAGAAGCAGTTCTTTCAAGTTCGCCTATATAGGCATTCATGTTTAGCAATAGGGTTAGTTCAGCAACCTCTGGCAGGTCACTTTGTATATATATAACAGATTTCTCAGGATCAAGACCGGAAGCAAGATACTCAGCAAGAACCTGCTTAACATTACCCTGAAGGTCTGTTGGGGTAGGATGAGTTGTCAGCGAATGATAATCTGCAATAAAGAACAAGCAATTATTATTATCCTGCATCTTCACAAAATTCTTGACTGCTCCGAAATAATTACCCAGGTGCAGGTTGCCTGTAGGCCTGATTCCACTAACTACTGTCTCCATCAGAAATGCTTTTTTGTTTGTTGGAATGCAAAAATAACCAACAAAATTGCAAAATCTTAGCAAAACGGGCTTTTTATTGATTAGCTCTTTTGCGTACCTTTGTATGATACTTGAAAAAGGAGGAGTGATGCGAGTAAAGGACACTTCATCTAGGAAGAAGTTTGACTTCCTTGTAATAGGAAGCGGAATAGCAGGTTTCAGCTTTGCACTCAATGTCGCAAAACATGGCAGTGTATGTGTAATTACAAAAGAAAAAGCTGCCAATACTGCCACCCAATATGCTCAGGGAGGGATCTCTTCCGTTACATACAAGCCAGACGATTTTGAGAAACACATAAATGACACACTTATCGCAGGTGCAGGGTTGTGCAATCCGGAAGTGGTCAGACTCGTAGTAACAGAGGCACCTGAACAGGTCAAGCAACTGGTGGAATGGGGAACCCAATTTGACAAAACACGAGATGGCAAATTCGACCTTCACCGTGAAGGCGGTCACTCAGAATACAGAATACTTCACCATAAAGACAACACCGGGTTTGAGATTCAGAGAGCCCTTACAGAAGCAGTATTTAAGCATCCCAACATCACAGTATACGAGAATCACTTTGCTGTTGAGATAATTACGCAGCACCACCTTGGGGAAAAAGTTACCCGGTGGAGGAAAGATATTGAGTGCTACGGGGCATATGTACTCAATCGCAACTCCAATACTGTGGAAACTATCCTTGCAAAGGTGACTGTAATGGCAACCGGAGGTGTTGGTGCTGTTTATCAAACCACAACCAATCCAAGCTTTTCAACAGGAGATGGGGTGGCAATGGTATACCGGGCCAAAGGGATGGTCGAAAATATGGAGTTCATTCAATTTCACCCGACCTCC
The genomic region above belongs to Xiashengella succiniciproducens and contains:
- a CDS encoding LytR/AlgR family response regulator transcription factor, with the translated sequence MDSSYSVVIVEDDIFSRRIVRLIINNHFPELNVTGEFASITDASLMIPQLAPDLMILDIQLEDGNAFDLLKQLREQNIEPKIVFMSAIHSYIEEAVQFASVDFLKKPFDESELVMALDKAIDSINDSDYGQRLNTLFSNLHNNNGDKSIIFKQDNGHVNAPLSTIVYGRAVPGGAEFRLISGEDFFVAAPLRRYELLLSNHGFFRCHPTYVINLRLINTIDENNGSVSFNSGHIVPFEAWRLAGMLQKYRKYCEKEFVRKDEYQ
- the trpS gene encoding tryptophan--tRNA ligase, producing the protein METVVSGIRPTGNLHLGNYFGAVKNFVKMQDNNNCLFFIADYHSLTTHPTPTDLQGNVKQVLAEYLASGLDPEKSVIYIQSDLPEVAELTLLLNMNAYIGELERTASFKEKVRQNPDNVNAGLLTYPVLMAADIIIHRARKVPVGKDQEQHLEMTRKFAARFNRMYGAEYFPIPEPFNFGEELVKIPGLDGTGKMGKSSGNGIYLAEDPASIRKKVMRAVTDAGPVEKNSPVSEPISNLFTIMSVVSKPETLQYFKDAYSDCSIRYGDLKKQLAEDIITFVAPIRERILEISSDSEYLRKVVKMGKEKAHASASQTIKDVRELIGIRPF